The following DNA comes from Chryseobacterium gallinarum.
TTCGCTACATATTTATTGTTTTGTTATTTTTTTATACAAATGATTGATTAGTTTTCATTAAAATCAATTATATATTGATTTTTAATCAATTTGAGTACTTGAGTGAAATTGGTTTATTGCTAATTGATTTTTTAATTTAAATAATTAACATATTATGTGCTTTATTAGAATGATTTAAATTTATTAGGTTAATTGGCAAAACCATTTTTAATGGCAAAAACAGCCAGGCCTACACGGGTTTTTAAATCCAGCTTATCACAGAGCTGGTCGCGGTAGCTCTCTACTGTTCTCGGGCTGCAGCACATCCGGTCTGCAATTTCCTTATAGCTGAGCTCGGTGACTGTATATTTCAGGAACTCTTTTTCCCGTTCAGAAATTTTTACGGTATTTTCAGATTCCTGTTCTTTGTTCAGATTGGATAAAATAATTTTTGAAGCCCAATCCGGATAAAAGAAGCCATCGGAGTTTAATCCTGTGAGGGCAGTTTCCAGTTCTTTCGGATGTGTGTTTTTAAGAAGATATCCTTTTGCGCCGTTTTTGATCATTTTGATGACACTGCTGTCATCACCCTGCATACTCAGCGCCATAACCTTAATTCTCGGATGATTTTTTGCAAGCCATGAAGCTGTTTCGAAACCATCCATAATGGGCATACTGATATCTAAAAGAATAATGTCCGGAATTTTCTCGCCCTCTTCAAATTTCTGAATCAGGTCTTTTCCGTTTTCACATACATAAATGACTTCGAAATC
Coding sequences within:
- a CDS encoding response regulator transcription factor, whose translation is MKKTIVIVDDHVLIAKALEGIIDNFHDFEVIYVCENGKDLIQKFEEGEKIPDIILLDISMPIMDGFETASWLAKNHPRIKVMALSMQGDDSSVIKMIKNGAKGYLLKNTHPKELETALTGLNSDGFFYPDWASKIILSNLNKEQESENTVKISEREKEFLKYTVTELSYKEIADRMCCSPRTVESYRDQLCDKLDLKTRVGLAVFAIKNGFAN